AGCACACACGCACTCGTGACACTGGCACTGAGAGCATAGTGTACACACACTTACTGAGTCAAGGATTCTCTGAAGAAAGACATTACGGTAAACAAACAGTTTTGTGAATCACTGTGATAAAGTATTTTTCAGAAGGGCGCAAACAAATCGTACTATTGCTCTGTTAGGCCTCAAAGCGGCAGAAATGACCTCGCTTCCTTCGAGCATAATCCAGGAAGCAAAGACAATTGCCTCCAAAGTCAGCAAGCAGCTTTTGGTAGGCTTCATTCACTTGTCCTGGAAAGTATATTTTAGTCCTGTATGTCCAGTAATGCGTGCAAAAAGTAAATCATGCAATATGCTCCCCTGGTGTTCAAAGAGCATCACAAATTCCCTTCAAATGTTTCTGTCcaagtaaaatgtgttttggacATTCATCCCAAGGCCAAGCGTAAGAGTGATCCAGAAACAGAGAGGCAGCGCGCTTTACACCGCTTGGCCACCCGCCTCCTGCAGACTGCCAGAAACTCCAGACTGGACCCAGATAGCCTACGCATGTATCTCAAGGGCCTAAGGAAGCAGTATGAGGCAGAGCTGGAGGCTATTGGGCTGCCAGCATCCTCTGACACCTAAAAGAGGAATCAAATCTTAGGAGGAATGACTGTCCGGATAAGCATTAAGTAAGAAAGTAAAAGGCTGGTGTCTTAAGTTTATTTAGACAAGGATGCACTTCCTTGACTTTTATTTGCCACAAATGTACAATAAAAATCTGGTGGAGAGAAATTGAAACATTTACCACTAAAATAGAGCATTCACAACATTCAGGAAAACTATACATTTTAAATTCAGACACCTTGTTACCCAGACAACGAACACATAAGAAAATAGAATGTAAGTATTCTtgtgattttcatccatttttatttaggGCACATGTACATGGATACAATATTTTGTTGCAGTTTATATCATTTTATACACGctttatttgtatgtttcaaTCATCTCATTAAATTCTGGTACTTGTCCTTGAGTCCCTCTAAAGTtgatgaataaaatgaattgctaTTATTTTTCATTACCCATGTCCCATCATATCAGATCAGGCCCCAACATACGTCGTGTCATGTAACggttcaatacaatacatcattatttatgtagcactttcacaacagctgaaaCTGAAACAAtgtgctttacagaacaattATAAAATCCGGTAATATAACAACACAAGTTCATATGTAAAGGTTATAGTACATGTAAGGTTTATTCTGAAATTTGCACCAAAAGGAGAGTACTGTAcccctaactttttgtgagtaatgTATATCAAAACTGAAGGAAGCGTTACACCACTATTCATCCGGTCACGTATAATTAAGACGTTTTCACAGATACGtacatttttgcttgtttttcttcattttcatggACACTGATAGACATTGTTTAAACTTTGACAAAGACGTCATTAAGAATCTGTGGCGACATAATGCAACACCGCCTCTTAGACGTTGACGTTCACACGATTGAAAGCACAAGGTGTCTCTGCCGCTCGGTGCTGCCTGTTGAAAATGTTAAGAATACGCAGCGGCTCCGTCCGGTGCGTCTCGGGATGAAAGCAAGCGTCCCCTGAAGAGTTTGACCTGCCCATTGAACGGAAGACTGTTGAGTGTAGTGAGAGGAGAGCGTCTGAACTTAGCCAGGCTGCTCTGGGGAGTGAGGAGGAGGCTGCGGGAGTCCATCAACAACAACGCCGTTTCACTACTAAGTCAACAGTCCATTCAACCCACAAGTAAGTTTCGACGAATTCGTTCACGTtcgtgtatttatttaattgcatGTGAGTCGTGTGTCAGGGCTTGGCTATAGCAAAGCTAGTTTACTTGGGCCTGGGAACGGCCCTTAGCACAGAAGCGGCAGAAGGGAGCAGACCACCGGGTCAGAGATTTCAGGAGAGGAGGACGAGGTTGAGACAGTGGCTGAGCCGAACCCGTTGTCTACAAATGCAGTCCGCCTAATGTCTGAGAAAGTCTTCGTCTTTGTCAACGCCTTTCCGGTCACTATAATGGCCCAAGACTTGGAGTCAGTCATGGGCAAGCCGGCTAGTGCTCTTGGCTAGCACGTTAGCCTCCAACGCCATTGGTTAGCGGAGCCTTTCACACCGCAGTCCTTGCGTATGAGctttaaaaagtgtgaatgcGGTCATCGAACTACTTGAAACTATCGAGTCGCCGAGTCTGATTGACTTCCATTGGCCTTCACGGCCCATTTGGCCACTGTACCTGCCAATCACGCTTGGCAGAAGTTAGCTCGCGAGATTGCATCGGTTCGAATCTATAGGTAGTCCGAGTCTGTGATGGAACAGCTGAGATTCGTTTATGTTATCACTTAAGCAAGGTCGAATTGCACTCATGGGCACACTCATTGGGCACCAGTAGTCCTTTTCTATGGCGGACATGTTGGACGTCATTCTTAAAATACCTGCGATGTTGCCGCCCATGACCAAATTGAGACCCAAGCTAAATCTTACTTGGAGCCACCCCACCCAGCTCTCCCCATCACAAATGCGTCACATGACCATACCACAACATGCCATTTGGAAACTTTTATCAGTAAaaggctgaattaaaaaaatctacctgCATTTTATGGATATGTATATATTAAAGAGCTTCAAAACAAATGCATACACAAATCTAAAGTGAACGTGCAAGTGTGCCTTTTTACGGCGCGACACTTCTGCATTTTTGCGGTTGGGAGTGGGGGGCATGCAAAATCCCCTATTAATTAGGTCACTGTATGACAAATGCGGTGCAATCTTATCATCAGTGATACTCAGGATCGCCGAGCCATTTGAGCACTCTTGTGCCATTGGCAAACAAAGGTAAGTCTTGATCTGcttaatttttttgaaaagctcCACTCAGGCAACTGAAAATGAAAGTTATCACAATACGGAAGGCAAACTAATATAGGTTAATAATAAACTGCTGCAGTTGCTATTACACCACTTTATTCTTATAGGCTATTATGCAAACACAAGCCTTCTATTACcaacactactactactattagtATTGACAGGAGCAACATAAATGCATAGGCTTCCTGGAACGAATGTACTGGCCACATTGTATTTAACgccacagttttttttgtttttgttttttatttttcatacccACCTTCAAGTGAAGCAGGACCTTTCTcttgtattgctttttttttctcaccacttGCTTGTTCCCGACTCATGGTATTGTTTGATGACATGTCAAGTCTTGCTCCTGAAGTGTTGGTTTGGAGCGCTCCCACTGATtggtttgctgttgtatagatGCAcaataagtttttgttttttttcccactgataCCAACAATTTCTTGCTTCTGCAAACCGTTCCGATACGGATAACTTACAGCTTTTTGTTTGTAGGTATACCTGTTGTTGCAGCTTCAAACAAATCCTGCTTAATAATGTTATAATTAAATAATGTAGCGGCATCTGAGGTTGATATAAACAAGTACGAGAAACAACATAAAATTGCATGTTTCACTACTTTCTGAAGTCTTGTCACTTCAGATGGTGAGGCGATGAGCAATCTCAAAAGCTCAGATACGTATTAGTGCCTATTAAGATTGGTCCCAATTGGTTAAGATGTTGGAAACAGTCCTATTCACCTTAAAGCAGACATAGGATTCAGCCAAACTCTTAATTTCTATTTCAACCCCATTACAATACTTCCCACAGCATGGTAACCGCATCACACAATATAtgccaaaaaagaaaacctggTACATAATGGTAGGAGCAATATTAATGCAGATTAAGATAAAAATATTGAATTGTttcacaatactgtatattaggTATGGGCTGAAAttattattaccggtacatacCACCAGCAATAGTCCCATTGCACGTCACGTATGAACTGCTCAGAAAAAGGTAAACGTACGTTGTTGCCTGACTAATGTGAATACAGTTAAAGAGTTGGGCCCCCATTCCAACAAAAATGATTCTCAATTTTCATTCACACACTGATTATTCTCCAGTGGTTTGTTGTACCTAACGCAAGCAGAAAGTTCCATGTGCGCTTTGTCCACTAAATGAAGCAGCGCATGTACAAAGTGTACTCGGTCATTTCTTCAGTCTTGCTCTTTTTCTTCAGTCTTGCTCTTTTTTGCCACAGGCTCAGCTTCTTCTAGTTCTGCCAACAGCGTGgcaagacgtttttaaatgcgACAGGACTTGTGATAAACTGGCCATATCTCACTGTGCGGCGAATGCTCACGAGTCTTTGAGAGCATAGTGAATGATGCTTTTTCATCAGTGATAGAGAACATTCTTTGGGTCGCAAACAGGTTCTTCTTGACCAaaagaaattttgaacatgttgaaAATGTAGACGCcatatcaaacatttttttttaattgaatgaccATTAGTTCTTCTTTGTAGCCATTGTGGTAGGTCCAAAGTTGTAATACTCTGTTAATATTTTCCCACCACAACTATGTTGCACTTTGGTCCATCACATATTACTGATAATGCTCTTTTGCTTCCTTACTGTTCTAACTGCTGCTTTTAACTCCCAACATTTGTCAGTTGTCTGCTGTAATGTCATTCTCAGCAATTTAACCATTTTGACTACTTTTGTCTACTTGTGCAGTGATTGTCACATGTAGCATAAGTTATTGCAGAATCTTTCTCGACCCAGTTGCAAGTAACCTTTTGGCTGATTTTCACTACCTATTTGTTCCATAATCGGAACATATGTCTTATAGGAAATTGTCATTTCCAGGGTCACACTTTTGATGTTCTAAATGTATTAACAACTAATTTTCTTTAAAATGCAAGTTACCGTTCTTAGAGTGGATGTAAGATAACGACATAGGCTCCTGATTCATCAAGGAGTAAAATCTTTGTGTAAGATCCTATTTCTGAAGCCGCACAGTGTAATTCTGCACCtttgtgatgaagtgctgcttcAAAGAGTGGAAATGCCTTTATGGGGTCCTGTGTTTCTCTtcagctttgaggctgtttgAGTATAAGTTTGCATTCACCTTGTCACAACACTCTTACTTACCAGTCGGCATGACAATGAATACCCACAGGCCTTGAAAAACAATGGTGCATGAGTGCAGTGGCTCACTTGAATGCGATGGAACTGCTACTAAAACGGCAATTTCAACCGGTGCTGGGCGATATGGAAACTAATCTTCCATCGCGATATAGGCCATTTGATGTCATGTTTACCATATACCATGATATATTTTCAGTTATTCTAtatctattctttttttatgtagAATGGCACTGGATATCTACGACTCCCAATACCTGCTCATCCTGGTCCCATTACTGGTTGttgccctcctcttcctcttcttcatgcTCTTCACAAAGGAAACCTCCTACGATGAGGTGCTGGCCCGGCAGAAACGTGACCTGAAGTTACCGCCATCCAAGCCAGATGCTCGCAAGAagaatgaaaagaagaagagtAAGAAGAAGGAGAGTACAAGTGTGGCAGGTGGAGGAGGTGGCGGAGGAGAGTCTGAAGAGGATCAGGGTGACTTCGAGGCAGCTGATGGTGCCCACAGATCCACCCTGGAGTCGGTTGAGAAATCAGTGGCCAAGCCTGCAGCAGATCCTCTTCCACCAGCACCTTCTACATGTGTACCAGTTCCAGCATCAACCGAGGCTTCTGCTAGTTtgagggagagaaagaaaaaggagaagaaagctgcaaaggctgctgttgctgcCGCCACTGCAGCAGCAGCCGTTATAGCTGCAGCAACATCTCCACCCGAAGAGCCAGAAGTAAATGACTCCAAGCTGATGGGACACAAACGAGAGCCACCTCATGTTTACAGCAAACAGCCCAGGCCACCTTCTCCACAGGTTGAGGTCCAGGTTCAAGTTACCCAGGCAGCTCCTGTGAGTCAGACTCCCCCGCAGACTTCtaagaagaaggagaaaaagaagcaaaagttgGAGGCAGGTTGGTTGCCACAAGAGCAGTTTCACACAGATGTAGAAAAGGTTTTACCCTTATTGAAAATACTGTAGCCACAGTCTGGGAACTAGGATGGGTCAAACGTACTCCAGTTACATAAACAATGTGCCATTTCAACATGCCCACAAAAAGTTAAGCACTTAATCATTTTCCCCACCCACTCAATTAACATAATTACCGCGCAGAAGTTCATTCAAATTATAATGGTTGTTGCAGGCTTTTGATTCACTTCAATTTCTAATCATACGTAATCATGTTGTGATTCAGTTCAAATATTCTACGTCTAATTGCCTACAAGTCAATTACTCTGCCTTTTCAGCGAATGACCAGCAGCCAGCGCTACTTAAAGTAGAGCAGGCACCAGTTCAGCAGGAAACTCCTCATGTGGCTGAATCCAAAGTTCTCTCCAATGCAACTCCAAGTGCTCCCAGTGGAAAGAAGGGCAGCAAAAGACAGAAGACTGAGCCTGGTACTGATGATACACTTACTATGCACAAAGGTTTCTTGGTATCAAGTGCCCATACTGAGTTCTGAACATTGCAgtcaatgtcgtttttttttttttttgtcttgttttattttccctcGCCCATTCAGTTGAGGAGTCCCATGTTTTGACAGACACAGGAGCTTCTACCAACCACCAGACTGCCCACAACAATGATGTACCATCTAAAGGAAAGAAACAGAAGAATGAAACCGACAAAGGTTGGAGCAGGAAAAACAAACTTTACAAGCTAAGGTGTATAACTACTGCatatattgtttatttttatctgaTGGATTTGCAGAGAACAAGGAGGTGAAGCTCAAGGAGCTGCTTTCAGGTCTGTCCTCGATCACCCTGTCTGAAGCTGAGGCTGCCAGTTTGATTGCTGTCCTCCAAGAGAAGAGCCCAAGTGCCGTCGATGCCTGGCACAAAGTGAGACAATCAACAAATGCTGGATTTGAAGTATCAAAATGCGAGGGAAACCTgactaaagttttttttcatgctgtgtTTCCCCAACTAGTCTGTTGCTAAATCTGATCCAGCTATTCAGGAACAAGGGCGTCTCCTAACCACATTACAAGAGGAGGCATCCATTGCGAAGGATAAAGTCAAACAACTCAGCCAGGTTCACATCCCCACGCTCCATCTCTTAGAACACCCATCATGGATAATAATTTGTATTCTTACACCTGTGAAACTGATTTGTGAAGAGCAACTGTGGTGTTGATATAGTGTTGCACCAACTACCAGTACCAAAACTGAGCAGTTATAGCTTTCAAAAAGGATTCGGTaccgtaatgttttttttttgtgtataccagtaatttttttttgcggtggaCCTAATATACCGTTTCAAAATTGTATGCTTGGGGGCAGGATTTAAGCCAACTCCTCTTTGTCCTCTTAGTTACGAGGAAAGGTTTGACTTTATAAAGCTAGCAAAACTAATTCCCCTCATGAGATGAATCTCTCTGTATCGCTCCGTTGCCTTTGGGGATAGTTAAAAAACAGCCATTGTTTGTCATGGCCTTCAATCTAGCCATCTCTGCTGCATGCTGCACAAGTGGTTAGCATTTCTGCCTCCCAACTTTTGTGTTTGGATATTAAACTGCCATGAGACAGAAAAGAATAGACAAATAATAAaatttggggctgggggggggaccaatcAAAAAGTAAATCAAGTATTCCTTACATTACTTTAATATtatggtacacacacacacacacacaagaaaaaacTGAGATTGATATACCGTACTTGGTTCTAGCTGTTAATTTCTTGCTGTCTTGGCACTGTGCTTCAGGAGCTCCAGATTTCTAAGCAGAAGACAAGTCGGGTGGAAGCCATGCTGCGAGAGCAGTGTTCAGCAATGGAGAAAGAACTGAGCAGCATGCAGGCCAAGGCACAAGGAAGCTACCAGGAGCTCCAGACCATGCAAATCAAGGTGGTTGTGTGACATTTATGAAGCCATTAAAACAAGAAATTCATTTCCAGGTTGTCCTATTACTGCGGTTATTACAATCAGGACTCAAGAGTGTTAAATATATTTCGAAACTGTTACTAGTAAACTGTTAAATTTACCAAAAGCAGAATTGAGagcgaaaacaaaaatgttgaggTAAGTTTAATGTGCAATGCGACCCCCATTTCTCTGGTGACCAACTTCAGGGTTGCACTGCTACATGTCTCTTAGGGGCAAATTAGCTCACATGTTTCTATGTAAATGTTAGATAAGATAAATCAGTACTTTACCAATTATGTTCCCAACAGTGAGTAGGGTCCAAACTCACCACTCAACTCCTTAACCCTATTGCTTTTAAACTGGGTCTCAACTCCTTAACTCTGTGTTGCTTTTAATCTGGGTAGTCATATTTGGAGGACATGAAACACAAAGTCATATTTAGAGGGCACAACACATCCAGTTCCCCTGCCTCCCCCCAGTGACACTAAAGTTGTTTGCTCACATTATCACAGCAACGAGCGCGCAAGTATAGGCATGATGACGCTATGAGCTGTACATACAATTAATCTACATAAGATCGAGATTGTTGAAGTTATTCGGAGTATCAAATGTATGTTTCACGTTGTGCAGTTCCAGCAGGTGAGGGAGCAGCTAGACGGCCAAATAACCCGCCTACAGCAGGAAAATGGCATCCTGCGAGATGCAGTCAGCACAGCCACCAACCAAATGGAGAGCAAGTGAGTGGCATACCGGAGCCACTCAGCTCTTCAACCACGACATTGCTACTATAAAATGTTCATATAATTTGTGCCACGTGcgcttttgtttgtgttgcttgACAGGAATACAGCCGAGATGAACAAACTGCGCTCTGATTATGCGGCGCTGATGATAGAGTTGGCGGACAACAATGCCAAGCTGCAGCAGGAGGAGCACCAGAGGAAGTCGCTGGAGGTCGGCTACAAGCAGAACGTGTCTCAGCTGGAGGTATGCTGAAAAAAGATGcaccttgtgcgtgtgtgtggagagAGATGGatagagatatatatatatataggggcgcgtgtgtgtgtgtttatctttTTCTCCCCTTGTCTGTCTCACAAAAGCACAAAGCTCCTCAGCTTACCGCCAAGCATTGTATGTCTTTCCTGGGTGTGGATTTATTGGTGAGGGAATGGGAGGAGGTTGTAGTGGAATTCCAGAGGTAGGGTGTGGGAACCAGAACACATTTAGGGAGGGTTGTTGCCTTTGGACGCTGGGATGTTAGATGGTTTTGTCCATGTAATAACACCAACATCCTGTTTGACACGTAGACTAGCCTTTCCTGTGTTTTGCGGTCAGGCTGTGTTACCTTCACTATTGCTCTGTATGGACTAAGAAACTACAAGTTAGAGCAAGAGTTCCGAATGGTTTTCTCATCTTTGGACAATATAAAGATAATGGAATGTTATTGTGTTGGAGTATTGGGACAATAATCTCTCTCGTGTTAAAaaattcaatcattttttctatatatttattccagtttgttattgttttctGTTTAAATTATGgagcattttgcttttttaatttttttttaaatccccagGCCCAACTACAAGATGCTAAGCGACGCTGGGAGGAACTGCAAAACTTCCTCCATAGTGTCAATGCAGAGCGAGAAAAACTTCAAGCCTCAAAGCAAGGTGAGAAGTCATGTCGCTCACATCAGCCATATTTAAGAAAATTTcgggcatattaaaaaaaaaatactaatgtaGTTCGTGCGGGGTGGGTGCAGAACTTCACAGTCAGCTGTTGACAGTGGAGAATGAGatgaataataagaataaaGAGCTTCAGACCCTGCATAGCAGCCTGACTGAAGCCATGGTCTCTAAGGAGAGAATGGAGCAGAGAGTGATGGAGCTGCTGGAAGTGTCCCAGCACAGTATCCCTGATGATTCCATGCAGGCTCGCGCCCAGGTGAGTCACCCAAAATCAAGctttgaaagaagaaaatctAGCCTGGTGAAGGAGATTGACTCTCTTATTGACAAAGTTAGTTGTATTAAATGTACATATGAAGTCTTCTCTACTAATGCAGGCTTGCGTTCCCCCGTGTTGATTACGTGATAACAGTGCACAACGGATGTTTGCCTTTTCATAGCAATGTCTTCCACAGGAGctcatgaatgaaaacaaaggtCTCCAGGCCCAAAAGGAAACACTGCAAGCACAAAATGAGAACCTGCATGCCCAGATCTCAACACAGGTAATACAAGCTCACTTGTACTTTAGCCCATCATAGTTATCCTATAGCTGAGAGTGTAATTAGGCTAATgagatttttgtcttttcaaaatTTAGGCCAGTCACGTCTCCCATATTGAGGAGCTACAAAAGCTGTGAGACCatgttgcttttactttggcaGATTTAGTTGTATTCAATTTCCTCAATGCGAGATCATATATCCATGTACTTCCCCATTTCATCCAGACTGGCTGATAAGGAGTTACAAAGAAAGAGCCTGGAGGATTCTTTGAATGCTGAACGGAGCAGTGGAGCCAGTAGAGAAACTAACATGCAGGTCTAGCAGCACTTGCGGAAAATTTTGCAATCTTATTTGTCATTAGTCACCCAATTTCAT
This sequence is a window from Hippocampus zosterae strain Florida chromosome 14, ASM2543408v3, whole genome shotgun sequence. Protein-coding genes within it:
- the ktn1 gene encoding kinectin isoform X1, with translation MALDIYDSQYLLILVPLLVVALLFLFFMLFTKETSYDEVLARQKRDLKLPPSKPDARKKNEKKKSKKKESTSVAGGGGGGGESEEDQGDFEAADGAHRSTLESVEKSVAKPAADPLPPAPSTCVPVPASTEASASLRERKKKEKKAAKAAVAAATAAAAVIAAATSPPEEPEVNDSKLMGHKREPPHVYSKQPRPPSPQVEVQVQVTQAAPVSQTPPQTSKKKEKKKQKLEAANDQQPALLKVEQAPVQQETPHVAESKVLSNATPSAPSGKKGSKRQKTEPVEESHVLTDTGASTNHQTAHNNDVPSKGKKQKNETDKENKEVKLKELLSGLSSITLSEAEAASLIAVLQEKSPSAVDAWHKSVAKSDPAIQEQGRLLTTLQEEASIAKDKVKQLSQELQISKQKTSRVEAMLREQCSAMEKELSSMQAKAQGSYQELQTMQIKFQQVREQLDGQITRLQQENGILRDAVSTATNQMESKNTAEMNKLRSDYAALMIELADNNAKLQQEEHQRKSLEVGYKQNVSQLEAQLQDAKRRWEELQNFLHSVNAEREKLQASKQELHSQLLTVENEMNNKNKELQTLHSSLTEAMVSKERMEQRVMELLEVSQHSIPDDSMQARAQELMNENKGLQAQKETLQAQNENLHAQISTQASHVSHIEELQKLLADKELQRKSLEDSLNAERSSGASRETNMQALHNDNISLKAEIQSLRAQIADQTASLVAFDQIQRSVQEKEENMRTVESLLEKGLIEVANKEEELKTVREENEALKQKLVALQGKLADQISSESIVQELHSKIQERDLKVKSMEDSLQTAQDSYSAKALAVEALEQQFAALQVAMEQLRQKEPSEELARLYTQLQALQAQLAVKDHEIQHLQTEMRDKLDQAQQQQAVSAVPSPELLTALTDKENQVTGLQSELCELKETLELYRKKNNELREKNWSAMEALSATESMLQGKLNKALKDNQATLALSEAECRNFLHRLLPHVPLPNEQNHQEWLCSFEKNVTAEQSTNVSEYPEEMAEKLKEAEEAQRILQVDCETYKKVLAETEGILQRLQSSVEQEESRWKVKVELSQVELREMSQKVTTLEQEVERLSEGGELENLRREKQHLESALERAERESATYVTEVRELKDLLTELQTRLDGSYTEAIRQNEELNLLKTQLTETLSKLEAEENERQQVAGDLCKAQQSLDLIQGELSKVTDNADGLIENSSLSSQREELDRNEKMTAGLNQTVQELQQLLRGVSRQLTKDAEADKDVLKV
- the ktn1 gene encoding kinectin isoform X2, translating into MALDIYDSQYLLILVPLLVVALLFLFFMLFTKETSYDEVLARQKRDLKLPPSKPDARKKNEKKKSKKKESTSVAGGGGGGGESEEDQGDFEAADGAHRSTLESVEKSVAKPAADPLPPAPSTCVPVPASTEASASLRERKKKEKKAAKAAVAAATAAAAVIAAATSPPEEPEVNDSKLMGHKREPPHVYSKQPRPPSPQVEVQVQVTQAAPVSQTPPQTSKKKEKKKQKLEAANDQQPALLKVEQAPVQQETPHVAESKVLSNATPSAPSGKKGSKRQKTEPDTGASTNHQTAHNNDVPSKGKKQKNETDKENKEVKLKELLSGLSSITLSEAEAASLIAVLQEKSPSAVDAWHKSVAKSDPAIQEQGRLLTTLQEEASIAKDKVKQLSQELQISKQKTSRVEAMLREQCSAMEKELSSMQAKAQGSYQELQTMQIKFQQVREQLDGQITRLQQENGILRDAVSTATNQMESKNTAEMNKLRSDYAALMIELADNNAKLQQEEHQRKSLEVGYKQNVSQLEAQLQDAKRRWEELQNFLHSVNAEREKLQASKQELHSQLLTVENEMNNKNKELQTLHSSLTEAMVSKERMEQRVMELLEVSQHSIPDDSMQARAQELMNENKGLQAQKETLQAQNENLHAQISTQASHVSHIEELQKLLADKELQRKSLEDSLNAERSSGASRETNMQALHNDNISLKAEIQSLRAQIADQTASLVAFDQIQRSVQEKEENMRTVESLLEKGLIEVANKEEELKTVREENEALKQKLVALQGKLADQISSESIVQELHSKIQERDLKVKSMEDSLQTAQDSYSAKALAVEALEQQFAALQVAMEQLRQKEPSEELARLYTQLQALQAQLAVKDHEIQHLQTEMRDKLDQAQQQQAVSAVPSPELLTALTDKENQVTGLQSELCELKETLELYRKKNNELREKNWSAMEALSATESMLQGKLNKALKDNQATLALSEAECRNFLHRLLPHVPLPNEQNHQEWLCSFEKNVTAEQSTNVSEYPEEMAEKLKEAEEAQRILQVDCETYKKVLAETEGILQRLQSSVEQEESRWKVKVELSQVELREMSQKVTTLEQEVERLSEGGELENLRREKQHLESALERAERESATYVTEVRELKDLLTELQTRLDGSYTEAIRQNEELNLLKTQLTETLSKLEAEENERQQVAGDLCKAQQSLDLIQGELSKVTDNADGLIENSSLSSQREELDRNEKMTAGLNQTVQELQQLLRGVSRQLTKDAEADKDVLKV
- the ktn1 gene encoding kinectin isoform X3, with the translated sequence MALDIYDSQYLLILVPLLVVALLFLFFMLFTKETSYDEVLARQKRDLKLPPSKPDARKKNEKKKSKKKESTSVAGGGGGGGESEEDQGDFEAADGAHRSTLESVEKSVAKPAADPLPPAPSTCVPVPASTEASASLRERKKKEKKAAKAAVAAATAAAAVIAAATSPPEEPEVNDSKLMGHKREPPHVYSKQPRPPSPQVEVQVQVTQAAPVSQTPPQTSKKKEKKKQKLEAANDQQPALLKVEQAPVQQETPHVAESKVLSNATPSAPSGKKGSKRQKTEPVEESHVLTDTGASTNHQTAHNNDVPSKGKKQKNETDKENKEVKLKELLSGLSSITLSEAEAASLIAVLQEKSPSAVDAWHKSVAKSDPAIQEQGRLLTTLQEEASIAKDKVKQLSQELQISKQKTSRVEAMLREQCSAMEKELSSMQAKAQGSYQELQTMQIKFQQVREQLDGQITRLQQENGILRDAVSTATNQMESKNTAEMNKLRSDYAALMIELADNNAKLQQEEHQRKSLEVGYKQNVSQLEAQLQDAKRRWEELQNFLHSVNAEREKLQASKQELHSQLLTVENEMNNKNKELQTLHSSLTEAMVSKERMEQRVMELLEVSQHSIPDDSMQARAQELMNENKGLQAQKETLQAQNENLHAQISTQASHVSHIEELQKLLADKELQRKSLEDSLNAERSSGASRETNMQALHNDNISLKAEIQSLRAQIADQTASLVAFDQIQRSVQEKEENMRTVESLLEKGLIEVANKEEELKTVREENEALKQKLVALQGKLADQISSESIVQELHSKIQERDLKVKSMEDSLQTAQDSYSAKALAVEALEQQFAALQVAMEQLRQKEPSEELARLYTQLQALQAQLAVKDHEIQHLQTEMRDKLDQAQQQQAVSAVPSPELLTALTDKENQVTGLQSELCELKETLELYRKKNNELREKNWSAMEALSATESMLQGKLNKALKDNQATLALSEAECRNFLHRLLPHVPLPNEQNHQEWLCSFEKNVTAEQSTNVSEYPEEMAEKLKEAEEAQRILQVDCETYKKVLAETEGILQRLQSSVEQEESRWKVKVELSQVELREMSQKVTTLEQEVERLSEGGELENLRREKQHLESALERAERESATYVTEVRELKTQLTETLSKLEAEENERQQVAGDLCKAQQSLDLIQGELSKVTDNADGLIENSSLSSQREELDRNEKMTAGLNQTVQELQQLLRGVSRQLTKDAEADKDVLKV
- the ktn1 gene encoding kinectin isoform X4, whose amino-acid sequence is MALDIYDSQYLLILVPLLVVALLFLFFMLFTKETSYDEVLARQKRDLKLPPSKPDARKKNEKKKSKKKESTSVAGGGGGGGESEEDQGDFEAADGAHRSTLESVEKSVAKPAADPLPPAPSTCVPVPASTEASASLRERKKKEKKAAKAAVAAATAAAAVIAAATSPPEEPEVNDSKLMGHKREPPHVYSKQPRPPSPQVEVQVQVTQAAPVSQTPPQTSKKKEKKKQKLEAANDQQPALLKVEQAPVQQETPHVAESKVLSNATPSAPSGKKGSKRQKTEPVEESHVLTDTGASTNHQTAHNNDVPSKGKKQKNETDKENKEVKLKELLSGLSSITLSEAEAASLIAVLQEKSPSAVDAWHKSVAKSDPAIQEQGRLLTTLQEEASIAKDKVKQLSQELQISKQKTSRVEAMLREQCSAMEKELSSMQAKAQGSYQELQTMQIKFQQVREQLDGQITRLQQENGILRDAVSTATNQMESKNTAEMNKLRSDYAALMIELADNNAKLQQEEHQRKSLEVGYKQNVSQLEAQLQDAKRRWEELQNFLHSVNAEREKLQASKQELHSQLLTVENEMNNKNKELQTLHSSLTEAMVSKERMEQRVMELLEVSQHSIPDDSMQARAQELMNENKGLQAQKETLQAQNENLHAQISTQASHVSHIEELQKLLADKELQRKSLEDSLNAERSSGASRETNMQALHNDNISLKAEIQSLRAQIADQTASLVAFDQIQRSVQEKEENMRTVESLLEKGLIEVANKEEELKTVREENEALKQKLVALQGKLADQISSESIVQELHSKIQERDLKVKSMEDSLQTAQDSYSAKALAVEALEQQFAALQVAMEQLRQKEPSEELARLYTQLQALQAQLAVKDHEIQHLQTEMRDKLDQAQQQQAVSAVPSPELLTALTDKENQVTGLQSELCELKETLELYRKKNNDNQATLALSEAECRNFLHRLLPHVPLPNEQNHQEWLCSFEKNVTAEQSTNVSEYPEEMAEKLKEAEEAQRILQVDCETYKKVLAETEGILQRLQSSVEQEESRWKVKVELSQVELREMSQKVTTLEQEVERLSEGGELENLRREKQHLESALERAERESATYVTEVRELKDLLTELQTRLDGSYTEAIRQNEELNLLKTQLTETLSKLEAEENERQQVAGDLCKAQQSLDLIQGELSKVTDNADGLIENSSLSSQREELDRNEKMTAGLNQTVQELQQLLRGVSRQLTKDAEADKDVLKV